GCGGCGTTCGTCGAACGGTTCATCCGCGAGGCCAAGTCGGCGGCCAGGCTCGACCACCAGAACGTGGTGGGCGTGTACGACCAGGGCACGGCGGGTGAGTACGTCTACCTGGCGATGGAGTACGTCGCGGGCTGCACGCTGCGGGACGTGCTGCGCGACCGGGGCGCGCTGCGCCCGCGCGCGGCGTTCGACATCCTGGAGCCCATGCTGGCCGGCCTCGCCGCCGCGCACCGGGCGGGCCTGGTGCACCGCGACATCAAGCCGGAGAACGTCCTGATCGGGGACGACGGCCGCGTGAAGGTCGCCGACTTCGGGCTGGTGCGCGGTGTGGACGGCCGGACCTCGGCGACCACCGGATCGCTGCTCGGCACGGTCGCCTACCTGGCGCCCGAGCAGATCGAGGACGGCGAGGTCGACGCGCGCACCGACGTCTACGCCTGCGGGCTGCTGCTGTACGAGATGCTGACGGGCGCGCGCCCGCACGACGCGGACTCCCCGGCGCGGGTGATGTACGCGCGGGTGCACGAGGAGGTGCCCGCGCCCTCGCGCGAGGCGGCGGGGCTGCCGGCCGCGCTCGACCGGCTGGTCGCCGAGGTCGCGGCCCGCGAGCCGCGCGAACGCCCCGAGGACGCCGCCGCGACGCTCTCGCTGCTGCGCGCGGCGCGGGAGTCGCTGACCGAGGCGCAGCTCGACGCGGAGCCGCCGGCCGCGGTCGCGGCCCGCGAGGCGGGCGCGGCGGGCCGGTCGCCCGTGGGCCCCGAGGACAGGACCAGGGTCGTGCCCCGGCCGCCGGGGGTGGCCGCGACCGGTCCTGACGGCCGGGACGGGACCGACGTGACGGCGCGCATCGACCTGCCGCCGGCCCCGCCGCCGCACCCGCCGGGCTCCGCCCCCGGCGGGCGGCGGCTGCCGCGCGGGCGTGCGCTCGCGCTGATCGTGGCGGTGCTCGTGGTCCTGGCCGGCGGCGTGGGCGTCTGGTACATCAACTCGGGCCAGTTCATGCGCACACCGGGCGTGCTCGGGCTCGAAGAGGCCGAGGCGGTCGAGGTGCTGCGGGACGCGGGCCTTGAGGTGGAGGTGGCGCGGGACACCTCGGAGGCCGTCGAACGCGGTCTCGTGCTGCGCACCGACCCCGAACGCGGGGAGCGCGTCAGGAGGAACGCGACCGT
Above is a genomic segment from Streptomyces marincola containing:
- the pknB gene encoding Stk1 family PASTA domain-containing Ser/Thr kinase, with protein sequence MDTTLHDPLIGAVLDGRYRVEERIAVGGMATVYRCLDVRLDRVLALKVMHPSLADDAAFVERFIREAKSAARLDHQNVVGVYDQGTAGEYVYLAMEYVAGCTLRDVLRDRGALRPRAAFDILEPMLAGLAAAHRAGLVHRDIKPENVLIGDDGRVKVADFGLVRGVDGRTSATTGSLLGTVAYLAPEQIEDGEVDARTDVYACGLLLYEMLTGARPHDADSPARVMYARVHEEVPAPSREAAGLPAALDRLVAEVAAREPRERPEDAAATLSLLRAARESLTEAQLDAEPPAAVAAREAGAAGRSPVGPEDRTRVVPRPPGVAATGPDGRDGTDVTARIDLPPAPPPHPPGSAPGGRRLPRGRALALIVAVLVVLAGGVGVWYINSGQFMRTPGVLGLEEAEAVEVLRDAGLEVEVARDTSEAVERGLVLRTDPERGERVRRNATVTITVSTGPEVAEVPNVRGMPLDEAREELRAAGLTPGEETRRYSGEVPRGSVIETDPVAGEQRRPDSAVGIAVSRGREVSVPDVVGLPEGTAIEELASRGLDVEIADERVYSDEESGTVAEQSPGAGESLGEGDTVELAVSRGPELVEVPDVRGMDEDEARDTLEAEGFEVDVNRVFFTGTVFNQSVHSGDRAPRGSTITIWVR